In a genomic window of Novosphingobium sp. KA1:
- a CDS encoding DUF2849 domain-containing protein, with amino-acid sequence MKILTGNDLKTGAVIWWTGVSWSLDVNDSADVGDHGAALAAREEGARNVVGAYVVDGAKTEEGVRPAHIKERIRALGPTVRLDLTLKPSDPAAADWVI; translated from the coding sequence GTGAAGATCCTGACGGGCAACGACCTCAAGACCGGGGCGGTCATCTGGTGGACCGGCGTAAGCTGGTCGCTGGATGTCAACGATTCCGCCGATGTCGGCGACCATGGCGCCGCCCTTGCCGCGCGTGAGGAAGGGGCCCGCAATGTCGTCGGCGCCTATGTCGTCGACGGTGCGAAGACCGAAGAAGGCGTCCGCCCCGCCCATATCAAGGAGCGCATCCGCGCCCTCGGGCCGACCGTCCGCCTCGACCTGACGCTGAAGCCCTCCGACCCCGCAGCCGCAGACTGGGTAATCTGA
- the cobA gene encoding uroporphyrinogen-III C-methyltransferase, translated as MQANPASPGRVFLVGAGPGDPDLLTLRAARLVMNAALIVHDGLVDPAILSMARPSARLISVAKARSRHTMKQEEINALLVREALAGHDVVRLKGGDPFVFGRGGEEAEACRAAGVPVEVVPGISSALGAAAAAQIPLTHRDHASIVSFVAGQCKGLTDQDWSGLAGKGRTLVIFMGLATAAQITEKLIADGLTPEVPVAVIEKATRGDMRVLRASLAGLAELVERERVASPALIVIGAVTAQPDTIVSATALEAVQQ; from the coding sequence ATGCAAGCGAATCCCGCCTCTCCCGGACGAGTCTTCCTGGTCGGCGCCGGCCCCGGCGATCCCGATCTGCTTACCCTGCGCGCCGCGCGGCTGGTGATGAACGCCGCGCTGATCGTGCACGACGGGCTGGTCGATCCGGCGATCCTGTCGATGGCGCGCCCCTCCGCGCGCCTGATCTCGGTGGCCAAGGCCCGCTCGCGTCACACCATGAAGCAGGAGGAGATCAACGCCCTCCTCGTGCGCGAGGCGCTGGCCGGCCATGACGTCGTGCGCCTGAAGGGCGGCGATCCCTTCGTGTTCGGCCGCGGGGGCGAGGAAGCCGAAGCCTGCCGCGCCGCCGGCGTTCCGGTGGAAGTCGTGCCCGGCATCTCGTCCGCGCTGGGCGCCGCCGCCGCCGCGCAGATCCCGCTGACGCACCGCGACCATGCCTCGATCGTCAGCTTCGTGGCGGGCCAGTGCAAGGGCCTGACCGATCAGGACTGGTCGGGCCTTGCCGGCAAGGGCCGGACGCTGGTGATCTTCATGGGCCTTGCGACCGCCGCCCAGATCACCGAAAAGCTGATCGCCGACGGCCTGACCCCCGAGGTTCCCGTCGCGGTGATCGAAAAGGCCACGCGCGGCGACATGCGCGTACTGCGCGCGTCGCTTGCGGGACTTGCAGAGCTTGTTGAGCGGGAACGGGTGGCCAGCCCCGCGCTCATCGTCATCGGTGCTGTCACCGCGCAGCCCGACACCATCGTAAGCGCAACAGCGCTGGAGGCAGTACAACAGTGA